Genomic window (Gemmatimonadota bacterium):
CGCACGGTGGGTCGCGCCGTGCCGACCCGGGTCTACGGGCCCGGGTGGGAGCCTTGGCAAACGGAGCTTTCCTGGAGCGGGGGACCCGTGGAGGGCGCGGCGTTCGCCACGGCCTGCACCAGCGCCGAGTACTCGTTAGGTATCCTGCCGGCACGGGCCAGCGGGGCGACGACCTATGCGTCTGACCGGATGTGGATGGTTATCCTCGCCGGTGGACTGTACCTCGGCCCGGAGGCACCGGGGATACGGGAGATGCTCCGCGACGGCGAGCACTGCTTCTGGTATCGCGACGCGGACGACTGTATCCAGCGCATTCGCGGGCTCGATGGCCGGCCCGAACTGCGGGCCCGGGTGCGACGCCAGGGTGAGGCCTTTGTGCGCGCGCACCACACGTACGATGCCCGCGTGCCGTTCCTGCTGGCGCGACGGGATTGGCAGAACCCGTTAGGCTAGAACAAGTCGATCTGTTCGACGCGGGGGCTCCGGGCCACCCCGAACCGTACGACCCCATCCTGCGATGCCACGGTCAGGGTGCCGTCATACGGGGTCCGGCGCAGGGCGACGCCCACGGTGCGCCGGGCGACGTCCGGGGCATTGTTCTGTTCGCTCAGGTGCGCCAGGACGACATGCCGCAGGCCGCGATGCGCGATCGCGCTCGCCAGCCGAGCGGCGGCCTCGTTACTCAAGTGGCCGCGGCCGCCCGCAATGCGCCGTTTGAGCGATGCGGGATACGGCCCGGTCCGCAACATCTCCGCATCGTGGTTGCTCTCGAGGACCAGCGCGTCCAGGTCGCGCAGCGCATGCTCAAGCGAGGGCGTGACGTGCCCCACGTCATAGGCCACCCCAAGGCGCGCCCCGGTGGCGCGACTCTCAATAGTCAGCGCGACAGGATCGAGACCGTCGTGCGGAATCCTCAGGCACGTGACCCGCATGGTGTCGAGGGCCAGGGACTCCCGCGGGGTGATCGGGATCGGGCTCACTTCCTTGAGCCGTGGCACTTCCTCGATGGTTCCCGCCGTGGCATACACGGTCCATCCGAACCGCTTCGCTGCTACCCGCGCTCCCGCCACATGGTCACTGTGCTCATGGGTCAGGATCAACGCACTGACCGATTCTGGCTCAATGCGCGCGGCCCGCATCCGCGCCACCAGGGTTCGTGCGGGAAATCCGGCATCGACCAGGATGCGGTCGTCCTCGCACTCCACCACCAGTGCGTTTCCCTTCGAGCCGCTCCCGAGGACCGTGACCCTCACCCGTGCCAGCGGGCGGCGTGCGCGGCCGCCAGGGCGGCGCGTTGGTCATCCGACAGGGCGACCTGCCGCCTCGCCATGACGCGCGCAGCGACCTCGAGGAACTTGTCCACTCGATATGTGCCATCACCAAAGGCAAAGGGCGCGATCACCTTGGGTGTCAGTCCGTCCGCGAGCACGTTCGCGCCGGCCCCGACAACCGCCCCTGTAGTCAGGCGGGTGCCGATCGCTGTCTTCGCGTGATCACCTAGCAGGCTGCCAAGGAATTGCATCCCGGTATCGACGGGACCGTCAGGGCTCCACGCGTGTACCGCGCCGTAGGTGTTCTTGAGGTTGCTCGTGGTCGTGCCGGCGCCGAGATTGGCCCAGCGGCCGAGGATGGAGTGCCCGACAAATCCCTCGTGTCCCTTGTTGGCGTGGCCCACGAAGATGCTCGTGCTGAGCTCTCCATGCACGCGGCACGACGGCCCGAGGGACGATGCGGCCACGCGTCCACCCAGGACCTGAGTGGCCGACCCAATCGCACAGGGGCCGACCACGCGGGAGAAGGCCGAGATCGAGGCCCCAGCTTGCACGAGAATCGGGCCAGCGGACGCATCGAGCACCGTCAAAGGCTCGATGGTTGCCGTGGCATCGACGAGGATGGGGAACGTGCCCAAGGTGACGCAGTGCGCGGGAGGACCACCGAACCCAGTGCCAAGCGCGGGAATGTCGGCGGCCAACATCTCCGTGAGGTGTCGAACCAGGTCCCACGGTCGGTGCATCCACCATCCCTGACACTCGGCGTCCGGGCCGCGGGCGGCGAGGTCGTCAAGGCGCGTCTCGCCAGTGGCGAACACGTGGGCTTCGAGATCATGCGCGAGTCGGATCGCCGCGACCTCTCCATCACATAGCCATCGCCCCCCGAGCGGATCCAACGCGGTGAGCCGCGGCGTGCAGCGCGTGTTGACGACGAGCGACCCCGCGGGGATCACTGCTCCGCGGGACGCGCCTGGTGGGGAACCAAACTCTTCAAAGCTGGCGAGGTGCGGTGCGCCGAAACGACCCACGGCGGTACCTGCGAGGGCGTGCGCCCACCGTTCACGGACGAGCAAGGCCCCGGCACGAAGCTCACCAAAGGGCCGCGTGAGCGCGAACGGTTCCGCGCGGCGCGCCTGCGCGTCGTCGTAGAGAAAAAAGGGCGGGGCGGAACTCACTCGCGCTGACGCACGTTGGCGGGCAGTTGGTCGATGAGGAGCTTGAGGTCAGCGGCGCGTGCGGTCGTTGTCACCAGGGTCATCCCACGGCAAGTGACCACGACGAGGTCCGAGACGCCGTAGAGTACCACATCACCCTCCTCGGCGTGTACCACGTTTCGTGAGGAGTCCACGGGAAATACACTCCCCTGTGCGGCGTTGCCGTGGTCATCCAGGTGGCGAACGCGCGCCAGCGCCTCCCACGTGCCGATGTCGTCCCACCCGAAGTCGCCCGGAAGGACCATCACCCGCTGGCTGCGCTCCAGTACGCCAACGTCTACCGCGATGGAGGTGACCGCGCCAAAAAACGCGGCGATGTCATTGCGATGGGCCGCCAGTGCGGGGGCGACCTCCGGGGTGAGGGCCTCCACCTCGGCCAGGAAGTCCTGCGCGCGCCAGACAAAAATCCCGGAATTCCAGAGATACCCCTCGCGAATCATCTCCGCCGCCCGCTCTCGACTCGGCTTTTCGGCGAACCGGCGAACCCGGCGGAGCGGGCCGGTGACAGGCTCCCCAGGTTGGATGTACCCGAAGCCTGGGTCCGGCCGCACGGGAAGCACCCCGACCGTGACGAGCGCATGGTGTTGCTCCGCGGCCACGGCCGCAGCAGTCAACGCGCTGCGGAAGCCAACGGGATCACCAACCGCCCAGTCGGCGTGCACCGAGAGCATGGTCCCTTCGGGGTCCCGGCCGGCGATCACGTGCGCCGCCCATGCGAGCGCAGCGGCGGTCCCAGCCGGTCGTGGCTCCGCAATAACGTTTCCTGATGGGACACCGGGCAGCAGGTCCCGAATCGCCTCCACCAGTGAGGCGTTGGTCAGGATCAGTGTGTGATCGGCATCGGCGAGTGGCTCCAGGCGTTGCAGCGTCTCCGAGAGCAACGGAGTATCGGTGATCAACGGGAGGAGCTGCTTGGGGCGCGCCGGCGTGCTGAGCGGCCAGAAGCGGGAACCCACCCCCCCGGCAAGGACGACAACCCAACGACTCATAGAATGGAGGCGATATGGCTTCGGTGGCGCCGGATATCCCCAACGATCGGCCCGAGGTCGTTGGCGGAACTGACGAGGACCAGCAGGAGGGCCTCAGGGGACAGGGCAGAAATCACGGCGTAGCCTCGCTCGAACTCCATGACCTTGGAGACGAGGCGTCCGCTGCCAACTGCGCTGGAGAGTTCCTCAGCGGCGGCGATCAGGGAGGGAACGTAGGCCGCCGCCGCCTCCAGGCCGGCCCCATCGGCGCCCGCGCCGTCGATCAGCAGGCCGTCCCGGCCGAGGAGGACGGCAGCGTCCACCCCAGGCCGGGCAGCGAGGTTGGCGACAAGGTCTCGAATCGTGGGCATCCGTGTGGTCTGCATCGTTGTCCAAGTCTAACGGGATGGGGTAGGGCATTTCGTCGACGAAGCCCAGGTCGCTTGATGAAGCCTCTCTGGGTCGGTAACCTTCGCCACTGTGATCATGGCTATCAGGAACTCGTTGTCCCCATTGAAGAAACACGCACGCCTTGTCGTCCTGACTGGCGCCTTTCTGGGGCTCGCCGGCACCTCGGGATGCGACGACCCGTTTGGGCTCAACGCAACCATTGAGACCCGGCGGGACACGCTCGTGGCCTTTGCCATGACGGGCACCCCTTCGTCCTTCGTTTCGGGCTTCAATGCCGCGACCGGGGCCCTGGTGCGCATCGGGCCGGACGTCGGGTTCGACGTAGCGTTCGACCTTGAGGCCGACGGCAAGGTACGGGTCATCCCGGCCCGACTGATTTCCCAGGTCAAGCAGTCGTTCGGGATTCCCAGCGCGACGCAACAGGTGGGATTGCTCGCACCCACCGGTACCTTTGACGGTGTGACGCGGGCGCCCGAAAGTGGCTTCAAGCGGGATACGGCCCTGGTGGTGGCGCGCGGGCAGCCGGTCATCGTCGAGGTGGCCTCGGAGGCCTGCCAGTTTTCGCTCGCGTCCATCCTGTACGCCAAGCTCGTGGTCGATAGCGTGAATACTTCGAGTCGCCAGATCTACTTCCGCACCGTCCGGAATCCCAACTGCGGCTTCCGGTCCTTCCTGCCCGGCGTCCCCAAGAACTGAGATGCACGACTACCGAGTGCTCCGCGACGAGGTTGAGCTGTTGCGGGGGGCGATCGAACGTCGCGGCAAGCGCGACCAGTATGCCGCGGTGATCGACCGTGGCATCGCGCTCGATGCCACGCGTCGCGCCATGATCCAGGCGGTTGAGGAAAAGAAGGCCACCCGAAACCAGAACAGCCAGGAAGTCGCGCGGCGCAAGCGGAACAAGGAAGACGCCGAGGACCTCATCGCGGCGGGCCGTACCCTCGGTGAGGAGATCGCGACGCTGGAGTATGAGCTCACGCGTTCGCAGGCGGACCTGGATGGCATCCTCCTGGACCTCCCGAACATCACGTTGGACGACGTGCCAGCCGGCGACGAGTCGTCGAACCGGATCGAGAAGGACTGGGGGACCCCTCGGGATGGCGCGGGATGTCGGCCGCACTGGGACATCGCGTCACAGCTGGGCATCCTCGACCTGGAGCGTGGAGCCAAGGTCAGTGGATCCGGCTTCATCGTGATGCGCGGTGCCGGGGCACGATTGACGCGTGCGCTGATGAATTTCTTCATTGACGTCCATACGCGTGAGCACGGCTATGAGGAGGTGTGGGTCCCTGCGGTTGTGAACCGACGCTCGATGGTCGGCACCGGTCAGCTCCCCAAATTCGAGGAGGACATGTACGGCCTTCGCGAAGAGGATCTGTATCTCGTGCCGACGGCGGAGGTGCCCGTGACGAACCTCTACCGGGACGAGATCCTCGCGGCAAGCGAGCTTCCCCGCGGCTTTGTGGCGTATACCCCGTGCTTTCGACGCGAAGCGGGGGCGGCCGGCAAGGACACCCGGGGGCTCCTGCGACTCCACCAATTCGACAAGGTCGAGATCGTCCGCTACTGCGTCCCCGAGCAGGCCGCCGAGGAGCATGAGCGCCTGACACGGCATGCGGAGACGCTGTTGGAGCGACTGGGATTGCCTTATCGGCGCGTCCTGCTCTCCGCCGGTGACACCGGCCAGAGCAGTGCCAAGACGTGGGACCTTGAGGCCTGGGCGCCCGGCGTGGGCAAGTTCCTCGAAGTGTCGTCGTGCAGCACCTTCAGCGACTACCAGGCGCGGCGCGCCAACATCAGGTACCGGCCCGCTGCGGGTGAGAAGCCGCGCTTCGTGCACACGCTGAACGGGTCCGGCCTCGCCTTCCCGCGGATCATCGCCTGCCTCCTGGAGCACTACCAGCAGGAGGACGGAACCGTCCGGCTGCCCGACTGCCTGCATCCCTACATGGGGACAGCAGTCCTCGGGTAAGTGATGCGCTCGCGCGCGGCGCTGGCCCTCGCGGTGGTCGTGGTGCTTGTGCTCGGCTCCTACGTCCTCTATACCCAACGCGTGGTGCGAAGGCTTCAGGCCGAGGCCGGGCGCGAAGGGCGCATGTACGCGCGCGTCTACCGAGCGCTCAGTGACACCGCGACGGACGGCGCCGCGCAAACGGCCGCCTTGCTCGACCTCGCCGGGCATATCCAGGAGTCCGGCGTCCCCGTGGTGATCACCGACGCGAATGGTGTCCCGACCGCGTCGGCCAACACCCCGTTCGATGGCGCCACCGAGGCCGATACACTCGCTCGATTGGCCGCATTCGCGCGGCAACTCGACCTCGAGAACGAACCACTGCTGTTGCCGCAGATCGGGACGCTGCATTTCGGTCACACGCCGCTCGTCAAGGAGCTCCGCGTGGTGCCGCTCCTGCAGTCGGCCTTTCTCGCGCTTCTGCTGGTTGCCGCCGTCTATGGGTTCCGGACACGGGCGGCGGCGGATCGCGAGCGCGTGTGGGCCGGGATGGCGCGCGAATCCGCGCACCAACTCGGTACTCCGCTGTCGTCGCTGAGCGGATGGATCGAGTTGCTTCGCGAACGGGAGGGCGATGCCCTGAGCACACACGCGCTGACGCACATGGAGGGCGACCTTGAGCGCCTCGAGCGCGTGGCGCATCGATTCGAGCGCATCGGGCGCCCTGCGCGCCGCGAGTCCGTCGACGTGGCCCTGGTAGCGGAACGCGTGGCCACCTACTTCCGGGCCCGCGTCCCCTCGTTGGCCCACAGCGTACACATCGAGACAAAGCTGGAGACCGGTGCGACGATCGCGGGGGACGCGGTGCTGATCGAGTGGGGACTCGAATCGCTCGTGAAGAACGCGATTGATGCGCTCGCGGGACG
Coding sequences:
- a CDS encoding NTP transferase domain-containing protein, which encodes MSRWVVVLAGGVGSRFWPLSTPARPKQLLPLITDTPLLSETLQRLEPLADADHTLILTNASLVEAIRDLLPGVPSGNVIAEPRPAGTAAALAWAAHVIAGRDPEGTMLSVHADWAVGDPVGFRSALTAAAVAAEQHHALVTVGVLPVRPDPGFGYIQPGEPVTGPLRRVRRFAEKPSRERAAEMIREGYLWNSGIFVWRAQDFLAEVEALTPEVAPALAAHRNDIAAFFGAVTSIAVDVGVLERSQRVMVLPGDFGWDDIGTWEALARVRHLDDHGNAAQGSVFPVDSSRNVVHAEEGDVVLYGVSDLVVVTCRGMTLVTTTARAADLKLLIDQLPANVRQRE
- a CDS encoding roadblock/LC7 domain-containing protein, coding for MPTIRDLVANLAARPGVDAAVLLGRDGLLIDGAGADGAGLEAAAAYVPSLIAAAEELSSAVGSGRLVSKVMEFERGYAVISALSPEALLLVLVSSANDLGPIVGDIRRHRSHIASIL
- a CDS encoding MBL fold metallo-hydrolase, producing MRVTVLGSGSKGNALVVECEDDRILVDAGFPARTLVARMRAARIEPESVSALILTHEHSDHVAGARVAAKRFGWTVYATAGTIEEVPRLKEVSPIPITPRESLALDTMRVTCLRIPHDGLDPVALTIESRATGARLGVAYDVGHVTPSLEHALRDLDALVLESNHDAEMLRTGPYPASLKRRIAGGRGHLSNEAAARLASAIAHRGLRHVVLAHLSEQNNAPDVARRTVGVALRRTPYDGTLTVASQDGVVRFGVARSPRVEQIDLF
- the serS gene encoding serine--tRNA ligase, coding for MHDYRVLRDEVELLRGAIERRGKRDQYAAVIDRGIALDATRRAMIQAVEEKKATRNQNSQEVARRKRNKEDAEDLIAAGRTLGEEIATLEYELTRSQADLDGILLDLPNITLDDVPAGDESSNRIEKDWGTPRDGAGCRPHWDIASQLGILDLERGAKVSGSGFIVMRGAGARLTRALMNFFIDVHTREHGYEEVWVPAVVNRRSMVGTGQLPKFEEDMYGLREEDLYLVPTAEVPVTNLYRDEILAASELPRGFVAYTPCFRREAGAAGKDTRGLLRLHQFDKVEIVRYCVPEQAAEEHERLTRHAETLLERLGLPYRRVLLSAGDTGQSSAKTWDLEAWAPGVGKFLEVSSCSTFSDYQARRANIRYRPAAGEKPRFVHTLNGSGLAFPRIIACLLEHYQQEDGTVRLPDCLHPYMGTAVLG
- a CDS encoding HAMP domain-containing histidine kinase, giving the protein MRSRAALALAVVVVLVLGSYVLYTQRVVRRLQAEAGREGRMYARVYRALSDTATDGAAQTAALLDLAGHIQESGVPVVITDANGVPTASANTPFDGATEADTLARLAAFARQLDLENEPLLLPQIGTLHFGHTPLVKELRVVPLLQSAFLALLLVAAVYGFRTRAAADRERVWAGMARESAHQLGTPLSSLSGWIELLREREGDALSTHALTHMEGDLERLERVAHRFERIGRPARRESVDVALVAERVATYFRARVPSLAHSVHIETKLETGATIAGDAVLIEWGLESLVKNAIDALAGRGGRVQLTVERTPEAVRVVVADDGPGVPRDIRKRVFDAGFTTKQGGWGLGLALTRRIVTESHGGAIVLVPTDRGATFQITFPA